The proteins below are encoded in one region of Haloarcula marismortui ATCC 43049:
- a CDS encoding DUF7129 domain-containing putative zinc-binding protein, whose protein sequence is MSRRDPLAKEQKEFKCTNCGYRTTAPSRELTCRRCEGRMKDVVIP, encoded by the coding sequence ATGAGCCGGCGAGACCCACTTGCGAAAGAGCAAAAAGAGTTCAAATGTACCAACTGTGGCTATCGGACAACGGCACCGAGCAGGGAACTCACGTGTCGCCGCTGTGAGGGACGGATGAAAGATGTCGTGATTCCGTAG
- a CDS encoding acetamidase/formamidase family protein produces MSRRCVSFDEDGHIYEFSPEMDPVYTAADGESLTIETIDSLNKTIQTGDDLLDSIPDEVNAATGPIEVEGAEPGDILAVEIEAVRVTEGQGRVVTTPDFGLLQDDEEIEHPATRITEVDGDTIEFDGHEIPIEPMIGTIGVATAEETITTLTPHDHGGNLDTTDMTGGTTAYFPVFQDGAMLAMGDSKAAMADGEMCGTGAEIGTEIDVTVSVISDPGVGLDRPIVDTGENIKSIASADTMEEAVKLANRDILDLLQADHDMSKTEAYLFSSLVGGLEISQVVDPLVTVRNSIPAEHLSHPF; encoded by the coding sequence ATGTCACGCCGATGTGTCTCATTCGACGAGGACGGCCACATCTACGAGTTCTCTCCGGAGATGGATCCGGTCTATACAGCTGCCGACGGGGAATCGCTCACAATCGAGACTATCGATAGTCTCAATAAAACGATTCAGACTGGTGACGACCTCCTTGATTCGATTCCGGACGAAGTGAACGCAGCGACCGGCCCAATCGAAGTAGAGGGTGCTGAGCCGGGTGACATCTTGGCGGTCGAGATTGAAGCGGTGCGGGTCACCGAGGGCCAGGGCCGAGTGGTCACGACGCCGGACTTCGGATTGCTACAAGACGACGAAGAGATTGAACACCCTGCGACCCGAATCACCGAAGTCGATGGTGACACGATCGAATTCGACGGCCACGAAATTCCGATCGAGCCGATGATCGGGACAATTGGTGTGGCTACCGCAGAAGAGACCATCACGACACTGACCCCTCACGACCATGGTGGGAACCTCGATACCACCGACATGACCGGCGGAACCACTGCTTACTTCCCCGTATTTCAGGACGGGGCAATGTTGGCGATGGGCGACTCCAAGGCCGCTATGGCCGACGGAGAGATGTGCGGGACAGGTGCCGAAATCGGGACCGAAATCGATGTCACGGTTTCAGTGATTTCGGACCCCGGTGTTGGACTCGACCGTCCCATTGTAGATACGGGTGAGAATATCAAGTCAATCGCCAGCGCCGACACGATGGAAGAGGCAGTCAAATTGGCTAACCGTGATATCCTTGACCTCTTGCAAGCCGATCACGACATGTCGAAGACAGAGGCATACCTGTTTTCCAGTCTTGTTGGCGGACTCGAAATAAGCCAAGTCGTCGATCCACTCGTAACCGTGCGAAACTCCATCCCTGCAGAGCACTTGTCGCACCCATTCTGA
- a CDS encoding IS5-like element ISHma6 family transposase → MDSATLQNEPSVESFFNVAETETLALFEHLSFEFLGEFDVFAPAETGRTREHKPPEMLRGFLHCYYRDIYGIRPAERELQNTVVWLSCGFDRPPSRDAVDRFLTDLEHVVDEVFDHLVEQAARRGLLDLTYCIDSTDVRAMPADQDASKCYDPTDEEYYYGYGCTIVSTGQKIPIAAEFTESKQAPEETAMRVTCDALAVAKPIWMVGDSAYDTLDWHDHLLAAGVVPVAPYNARNADDPKDIEYRVEDRIEKHSEDVQLKQSILNQTYNRRTGVERTNESVKDCGLGRTHARGRAHARAQVFLALCLRLVVAITNYERGDNPGSTIITV, encoded by the coding sequence ATGGACTCAGCGACCCTGCAGAATGAGCCTTCGGTAGAGTCGTTCTTCAATGTCGCGGAGACCGAGACGTTAGCGTTGTTTGAGCATCTCTCCTTCGAGTTTCTTGGCGAGTTCGACGTGTTCGCCCCGGCGGAGACGGGGCGAACACGAGAGCATAAACCACCAGAGATGCTGCGTGGGTTCCTCCACTGCTATTACCGTGATATCTACGGAATTCGTCCTGCTGAGCGGGAGCTTCAGAACACGGTTGTCTGGCTGAGCTGTGGCTTCGATCGACCGCCGTCAAGAGACGCGGTCGATCGGTTCCTTACTGACCTCGAACACGTCGTCGACGAAGTCTTTGACCACCTCGTCGAGCAGGCCGCCCGGCGCGGCCTGCTCGACTTGACCTACTGCATCGATTCAACCGACGTGAGGGCGATGCCCGCTGACCAAGATGCGTCGAAATGCTACGATCCAACCGATGAAGAGTACTACTACGGCTACGGCTGTACGATTGTTTCGACCGGACAAAAAATACCGATTGCAGCGGAGTTCACCGAGAGCAAACAAGCGCCAGAAGAGACGGCGATGCGCGTCACCTGTGACGCGCTCGCCGTCGCCAAGCCGATTTGGATGGTCGGTGACAGCGCCTACGACACCCTCGACTGGCACGACCACCTGCTGGCCGCAGGGGTCGTGCCAGTCGCCCCGTACAATGCTAGAAACGCTGACGACCCGAAAGATATCGAATACAGGGTCGAGGACCGCATTGAGAAACACAGCGAGGATGTACAGCTGAAACAATCGATACTAAACCAGACGTACAATCGCCGCACTGGAGTGGAACGAACCAACGAATCAGTGAAGGACTGCGGCCTCGGGCGAACGCACGCCCGAGGCCGCGCCCACGCACGAGCGCAGGTCTTCCTCGCACTGTGTCTTCGCCTGGTCGTCGCAATCACCAATTACGAACGCGGAGACAATCCGGGAAGCACGATCATCACGGTGTGA
- a CDS encoding antitoxin VapB family protein gives MKRENESFTDVLLRMTGDEQDVMKGFGAWKDRGLREEAEGMREELDEDFRERQDKLFGHYRAHRLPARGRGDSRVSRT, from the coding sequence ATGAAACGGGAAAATGAGAGTTTCACAGACGTTCTCCTCCGAATGACGGGAGACGAGCAGGACGTCATGAAGGGGTTCGGTGCTTGGAAAGACCGCGGACTCCGCGAGGAAGCCGAAGGGATGCGAGAGGAACTTGACGAGGACTTCAGGGAACGTCAGGATAAACTGTTTGGACACTACCGCGCTCATCGACTACCTGCACGGGGACGAGGCGATAGCCGAGTATCTCGAACATAA
- a CDS encoding winged helix-turn-helix domain-containing protein: MTTRDTVTDGQDLETVVALLDDEYARAILTATSTEPMTVQELADRTEASPSTLYRRVERLKAVGFLDEQTRVRPDGHHDSVYSAVLTDLHFSLRDGRFDFEIETETDEDPADRLHRLWSDF; this comes from the coding sequence ATGACAACGAGGGATACAGTGACGGACGGACAGGACCTCGAGACAGTCGTTGCCCTCCTTGACGACGAGTACGCGAGAGCTATCCTCACCGCAACCAGTACCGAGCCGATGACGGTACAGGAGCTCGCCGACCGGACGGAGGCATCCCCGTCAACGCTGTATCGGCGTGTGGAACGGCTCAAGGCGGTCGGCTTCCTCGACGAACAGACGCGGGTGCGACCTGACGGCCACCACGACTCGGTCTACTCAGCGGTGTTGACCGACCTTCACTTCTCCCTGCGTGACGGTCGCTTCGATTTCGAGATCGAGACCGAGACCGATGAGGACCCAGCTGACAGATTACATCGACTGTGGAGTGATTTCTGA